From the genome of Deinococcus sp. JMULE3, one region includes:
- a CDS encoding alpha/beta fold hydrolase produces the protein MPTIQTKHAHAPQTELYYETYGQGRPVVLIHGWPLSGRMWEGQIDALRHAGYQVVSYDRRGFGQSGKTATGYTYDVFASDLKDLLEELNLTDVTLVGFSMGGGEVSRYAGLYGTERVRSAMLVASVAPYLLKTADNPDGGMTHEDVEGMVKQVAQNRPQFLAGFTKKFLNWDENGRELGDEFLDFAAMMYLQASPVATQECVRAFGETDFRADLAKLTVPTLVVHGDKDQIVPLEASGQRVPQYQPNAELHVMKGAPHGLNATHNDEFNKILLDFVAR, from the coding sequence ATGCCCACGATTCAGACAAAGCACGCCCACGCCCCGCAGACCGAGCTGTACTACGAGACCTACGGCCAGGGCCGTCCGGTCGTGCTGATCCACGGCTGGCCGCTGTCGGGCCGCATGTGGGAAGGGCAGATCGACGCGCTGCGCCACGCCGGGTATCAGGTCGTGTCGTACGACCGCCGCGGCTTCGGCCAGAGCGGCAAGACCGCGACCGGGTACACCTACGACGTGTTCGCCAGTGACCTGAAGGACCTGCTGGAAGAACTGAACCTCACAGACGTGACGCTGGTGGGCTTCAGCATGGGCGGGGGAGAAGTCAGCCGCTACGCGGGGCTGTACGGCACGGAGCGCGTGCGCAGCGCGATGCTGGTCGCGTCCGTCGCGCCTTACCTGCTGAAGACGGCGGACAACCCCGACGGCGGCATGACCCACGAGGACGTGGAGGGCATGGTGAAGCAGGTGGCGCAGAACCGCCCGCAGTTCCTGGCGGGGTTCACGAAGAAGTTCCTGAACTGGGACGAGAACGGTAGGGAGCTGGGTGACGAGTTCCTGGACTTCGCGGCCATGATGTACCTGCAGGCGTCCCCGGTGGCGACGCAGGAGTGCGTGCGGGCCTTCGGCGAGACGGACTTCCGCGCTGATCTGGCGAAACTGACCGTGCCGACGCTGGTCGTGCACGGCGACAAGGACCAGATCGTGCCGCTGGAAGCGAGCGGGCAGCGGGTGCCGCAGTACCAGCCGAATGCTGAACTGCACGTGATGAAGGGTGCGCCGCACGGCCTGAATGCCACGCACAACGACGAGTTCAACAAGATCCTGCTGGACTTCGTGGCCCGCTGA
- a CDS encoding ATP-binding protein, with translation MSAAAPVRFVAAAFDALAASVAILDDRGVILTVNDAWRDFARLNGGNSGEGVNYLEVCDAAQGEDREDAQKIAAGIRAVLAGHETLFELEYPCHSPHEDRYFMARVTPFTQDDRRYAVVAHENITRRKSAELEVLRLARELEARVERRTRELEDSRAVLAQQNAQLEDRNQALAQFAYVASHDLQEPLRTLGAYADILRHRYAGKVLDERADTYLLRITEQVTRARQLVRDILTLSNVASQPPLQPLDLGPLWDEAVRGLPWPSQAQVTRSELPRIEGNPPQARQLLQNLLGNALKFRAARPLQVHLSGVLTEDGTQVQFTLRDNGIGIAPQHTEKVFVMFQRLHTRAVTGGNGIGLAVCRKVVERHGGRIWLEPQEEGLQVHFTLPAEGHPPRVPPVPVTPA, from the coding sequence GTGAGCGCAGCGGCACCTGTGCGGTTCGTCGCGGCGGCGTTCGACGCGCTGGCGGCCAGTGTCGCCATTCTGGACGACCGGGGCGTGATCCTCACGGTCAATGACGCGTGGCGGGACTTTGCACGCCTGAACGGTGGAAACAGCGGCGAGGGGGTCAATTACCTGGAGGTCTGCGACGCCGCGCAGGGTGAGGACCGCGAGGACGCGCAGAAGATCGCGGCGGGCATCCGCGCGGTGCTGGCCGGTCATGAGACGCTGTTCGAACTGGAGTACCCGTGCCACTCGCCGCACGAGGACCGGTACTTCATGGCGCGCGTGACGCCCTTCACTCAGGATGACCGGCGGTACGCGGTGGTGGCGCACGAGAACATCACGCGCCGCAAATCGGCGGAACTGGAGGTCCTGCGGCTGGCCCGCGAGCTGGAGGCCCGCGTGGAGCGACGCACGCGGGAACTGGAGGACAGCCGCGCGGTCCTCGCGCAGCAGAACGCGCAACTGGAGGACCGCAATCAGGCGCTGGCGCAGTTCGCGTACGTCGCCAGTCACGACCTGCAGGAGCCGCTGCGGACGCTGGGGGCGTACGCGGACATCCTGCGCCACCGCTACGCCGGGAAGGTGCTGGACGAGCGGGCGGACACGTACCTGCTGCGCATCACGGAGCAGGTGACGCGGGCGCGGCAGCTGGTGCGGGACATCCTGACGCTGTCGAACGTGGCGTCGCAGCCGCCCCTGCAGCCCCTGGATCTGGGGCCGCTGTGGGACGAGGCGGTACGGGGGCTGCCGTGGCCTTCGCAGGCGCAGGTCACGCGGAGCGAGCTGCCGCGCATCGAGGGCAACCCGCCGCAGGCGCGGCAGCTGCTGCAGAACCTGCTGGGCAACGCCCTGAAGTTCCGCGCGGCGCGGCCCCTGCAGGTGCACCTGAGCGGCGTGCTGACCGAGGACGGCACGCAGGTACAGTTCACGCTGCGCGACAACGGGATCGGGATCGCGCCGCAGCACACCGAGAAGGTGTTCGTGATGTTCCAGCGGCTGCACACGCGCGCCGTGACCGGCGGGAACGGGATCGGGCTGGCGGTGTGCCGCAAGGTCGTCGAGCGGCACGGGGGCCGGATCTGGCTGGAACCTCAGGAGGAGGGGCTGCAGGTGCACTTCACGCTGCCCGCCGAGGGTCACCCGCCGCGCGTGCCGCCCGTGCCGGTCACGCCCGCGTGA
- a CDS encoding response regulator, which yields MSRPFTLLLVEDELADAELFQDMLTEVAPDIHVTHVEHGQAALDHLTGPPQPRPDLIVLDLNMPVMNGHDFLAQAKQVAALRSIPVLVLSTSDHPEDIHRAYDGQASGYVLKPGTYQEYTQVLGTIQAYWRGLVKLPSLEELGS from the coding sequence ATGTCGCGCCCCTTCACGCTGCTGCTCGTCGAGGATGAACTGGCTGACGCCGAGCTGTTCCAGGACATGCTGACCGAGGTCGCCCCGGACATTCACGTCACCCACGTCGAGCACGGCCAGGCCGCCCTGGACCACCTGACCGGCCCGCCCCAGCCCCGACCGGACCTGATCGTGCTCGACCTGAACATGCCCGTCATGAACGGCCACGACTTCCTGGCGCAGGCCAAGCAGGTCGCCGCGCTGCGCTCCATCCCTGTGCTGGTCCTCTCGACCTCCGACCACCCGGAGGACATCCACCGCGCGTACGACGGTCAGGCCAGCGGGTACGTCCTGAAACCCGGCACGTACCAGGAGTACACCCAGGTGCTGGGGACCATCCAGGCGTACTGGCGCGGCCTCGTGAAACTGCCCAGCCTGGAGGAACTCGGTTCCTGA
- a CDS encoding inorganic phosphate transporter, translating into MDTALLSLIVIVTLALIFDFINGFHDTANAIATSVATKVLTPAQAIAMAAVLNVVGALAGTAVAKTISKDIIPQDFATLHLVGATLVSAIAWNLFTWWKGLPSSSSHALVFSMVGAGVAAGGWGIIIPKGVKKTLMGLVYSPALGFIVPILLFLLISWLVLRWMKPRVVTRTFRTLQIFSAAFMAFSHGGNDAQKTMGIITFALAAYTGTQIETVPLWVILSAAAAMGAGTAMGGWRIIKTMGFKVVDLKPVDGFIAETSAALIIDGASRLGIPVSTTHTISTSIMGVGTTKGFRKVKWQVAGRIVQAWIFTIPVCIALGWLVHKLILAVL; encoded by the coding sequence GTGGACACTGCACTTCTCAGCCTGATCGTCATCGTGACGCTGGCGTTGATCTTCGACTTCATCAACGGCTTCCACGACACCGCCAACGCGATCGCCACGTCGGTCGCCACCAAGGTCCTGACCCCCGCGCAGGCGATCGCCATGGCCGCCGTGCTGAACGTGGTGGGCGCCCTGGCGGGCACGGCGGTCGCCAAGACGATCAGCAAGGACATCATCCCGCAGGACTTCGCGACGCTGCACCTCGTGGGTGCCACGCTGGTCAGCGCCATCGCGTGGAACCTCTTCACGTGGTGGAAGGGCCTGCCCAGCAGCAGCAGTCACGCGCTGGTGTTCAGCATGGTCGGCGCGGGCGTCGCGGCCGGCGGCTGGGGCATCATCATCCCCAAGGGCGTCAAGAAGACCCTGATGGGTCTGGTGTACTCCCCGGCGCTGGGTTTCATCGTGCCGATCCTGCTGTTCCTGCTGATCTCGTGGCTGGTGCTGCGCTGGATGAAACCGCGCGTCGTGACCCGCACGTTCCGCACGCTGCAGATCTTCAGCGCCGCGTTCATGGCCTTTTCTCACGGCGGGAACGACGCGCAGAAGACCATGGGGATCATCACCTTCGCGCTGGCCGCGTACACCGGCACGCAGATCGAGACGGTGCCGCTGTGGGTGATCCTGTCCGCCGCCGCCGCGATGGGCGCGGGGACCGCCATGGGCGGCTGGCGCATCATCAAGACCATGGGCTTCAAGGTCGTGGACCTCAAGCCCGTGGACGGCTTCATCGCCGAGACGAGCGCCGCGCTGATCATCGACGGCGCCAGCCGACTGGGCATCCCGGTCAGCACCACGCACACGATCAGCACCAGCATCATGGGCGTCGGCACCACCAAGGGCTTCCGGAAGGTCAAGTGGCAGGTCGCCGGGCGCATCGTGCAGGCGTGGATCTTCACGATTCCCGTGTGCATCGCGCTGGGCTGGCTGGTCCACAAGCTGATCCTCGCCGTGCTGTAA
- a CDS encoding DUF47 domain-containing protein: MVLSKFMPSNPKFSEKFTAAARNAHATAQALVDLLENYTDVDAKVQRVRDLEHEGDRLSAEVTSLLAESFIVPFDREDIIALNDELDDLVDDMEDAARKLSLYGVEAPLPAMAKLARVVEQQCALLAQGMPMIEQGGKVQELTRIAREIRALEDQGDTISDEVQRTLYHGVNDVQGMIRAMRGGEIVALIEDASDQAQRVAKTVESILLKNA; encoded by the coding sequence ATGGTTCTGTCTAAATTCATGCCCAGCAACCCCAAGTTCAGTGAGAAGTTCACGGCCGCCGCCCGCAACGCGCACGCGACCGCGCAGGCCCTGGTGGACCTGCTGGAGAACTACACCGATGTCGACGCGAAGGTCCAGCGTGTGCGTGACCTGGAGCACGAGGGCGACCGCCTGAGCGCCGAGGTGACCAGCCTGCTGGCCGAGTCGTTCATCGTGCCCTTCGACCGCGAGGACATCATCGCCCTGAACGACGAACTGGACGATCTGGTGGACGACATGGAGGACGCCGCGCGCAAACTCAGCCTGTATGGCGTGGAGGCCCCGCTGCCCGCCATGGCGAAACTGGCGCGCGTGGTCGAGCAGCAGTGCGCGCTGCTGGCGCAGGGCATGCCGATGATCGAGCAGGGCGGCAAGGTGCAGGAACTGACCCGCATCGCCCGCGAGATCCGCGCGCTGGAGGATCAGGGCGACACGATCAGCGACGAGGTGCAGCGTACCCTGTACCACGGCGTGAACGACGTGCAGGGCATGATCCGCGCCATGCGCGGCGGCGAGATCGTGGCGCTCATCGAGGACGCCAGTGATCAGGCGCAGCGCGTCGCGAAGACTGTCGAAAGCATCCTGCTGAAGAACGCCTGA
- a CDS encoding DUF4157 domain-containing protein, with translation MAEFQHRSRTPDRRAAHRTRLGPSPEPAEIAVQRAAAPMQRFLSTPTRAQGQAAQSVLRAATLQRQEEDRLSGVRASVQQQVTALGELQPVQRHAQTPVPARPVTPSDWVTVMRHRAESVEGQRLDTRTFGDFQTLQRQVAQSLGQGFRADRGEPAARYATYGEHLASLQRHALSAPVSRVVLGMVPPAERLALQRATDEALQRQMAQDQAALNFDTLSSLQRQLAELDAEATQPVLQRIQARRGAGNPLPEAIQRHLEQGLNHDLSRVRIHDDAEADKLAKGVNALAFTTGSDIFFRSGRFDPNTRGGLELLAHEVTHTVQQSQGRVGRGIDPDAGLEAEARTMGAKLAQSGPQFGTKHTPRPRAALLNPTAPAAPTVQRWANPLHHLRKLKEKANKAVRQVIRTIREPAARKAALNAIKRAVPAPIRRSVQTAIQKGKTRVKATVSRATQVVRRAPQVQKLLKVANGLPARARTVITAAATRTRQAAQTLGTAQGRAHLAQRARAAAQQTLQAAARRLPPRAQATLGRIGRTATAATHNLGQLGVSVRRFTSDPTYRKKTLTRLTQTPMVSGLVKVGGNLKRFTTDRAYRAQQLHRLAQAGQRITLPVTQLGRDISSLGKDAMVSVVQRSKEAMAWATRKFEQAKHSKVGQSIQKSWAWMKSTEGKATLAKFGAAIATGVAVVAVVGTGGAALPLVLAAAGVASGVAGSVAENYVLRESGDDKYAGRKLTHGITPTTMLIDGALGVALGPAARIVGGAASRLVGSAAKYAGGGLKIAGKYAGTGFSQMGRRIAQATAARPTALASSWTQTRQEAARIWQATRQGVQTYNRAISTEVRAGIRGDMLGNAGWRGMAQRDAATLLAGTDILKKAVNQVARARVKAQLSGPMGKILARQRLNMPGASTRKLQTALFNELKANSPDELIAAAWKANAQLRRAAYGETFRGIGRQVKQVAFGSASTLPGKVLNLATMGPRLVAGNVAQKLNLHFSAFAGGAASGLGTLAGSISEELVKFAGLKFSQNVKANTQKSAKSNVAGAAKKTLGEFSNSATYKEAAAQGVVGISPELLWGKSGMLPGAIGFDLAVKQAGSILGNTFGGDIHEVAQADSGDSK, from the coding sequence ATGGCTGAATTCCAGCACCGCTCCCGGACCCCGGACCGCCGGGCCGCGCACCGGACCCGGCTTGGCCCCAGCCCAGAGCCAGCCGAGATTGCTGTGCAGCGCGCGGCCGCGCCCATGCAACGGTTCCTGAGCACACCCACCCGCGCGCAGGGTCAGGCCGCCCAGTCCGTCCTGCGCGCCGCAACTCTCCAGCGGCAGGAGGAGGATCGCCTGTCGGGTGTCCGCGCCAGTGTGCAGCAGCAGGTCACCGCCCTGGGTGAACTCCAGCCGGTGCAGCGCCATGCCCAGACACCCGTCCCCGCGCGGCCCGTCACGCCGTCCGACTGGGTCACCGTCATGCGCCACCGCGCCGAGAGCGTCGAGGGTCAGCGGCTGGACACCCGCACCTTCGGCGACTTCCAGACCCTGCAACGACAGGTCGCCCAGTCCCTCGGACAGGGGTTCCGCGCGGACCGGGGCGAGCCCGCCGCCCGCTACGCCACGTACGGTGAGCATCTGGCCTCGCTGCAACGCCACGCGCTGAGCGCCCCGGTCTCCCGCGTGGTGCTCGGCATGGTGCCCCCGGCCGAGCGACTGGCTCTTCAGCGCGCAACGGATGAGGCCCTGCAACGGCAGATGGCGCAGGATCAGGCGGCGCTGAACTTCGACACCCTGTCCTCTCTGCAACGCCAGCTGGCCGAACTGGACGCCGAGGCGACGCAGCCCGTGTTGCAGCGCATCCAGGCGCGGAGGGGAGCGGGGAACCCCCTCCCGGAGGCGATCCAGCGGCACCTGGAACAGGGACTGAACCATGACCTGAGCCGCGTGCGGATTCACGACGACGCCGAGGCGGACAAGCTGGCGAAGGGCGTGAATGCGCTGGCGTTCACGACTGGATCGGACATCTTCTTCCGGTCGGGACGGTTCGACCCGAACACGCGGGGCGGGCTGGAACTGCTGGCGCACGAGGTGACGCACACGGTGCAGCAGAGCCAGGGGCGCGTCGGGCGGGGCATCGACCCGGACGCCGGACTGGAAGCGGAAGCGCGGACCATGGGCGCGAAGCTCGCGCAGAGCGGGCCGCAGTTCGGCACGAAACACACCCCCAGGCCCCGCGCGGCCCTCCTCAATCCCACCGCACCCGCTGCCCCCACCGTGCAGCGCTGGGCCAACCCCCTGCACCACCTCCGGAAACTCAAGGAGAAAGCGAACAAGGCCGTCAGGCAGGTCATCCGCACCATCCGCGAGCCCGCCGCCCGCAAGGCCGCCCTGAACGCCATCAAGCGCGCCGTGCCCGCGCCGATCCGCCGCAGCGTCCAGACCGCCATCCAGAAAGGAAAAACGCGCGTCAAGGCCACCGTCAGCCGCGCCACGCAGGTCGTCCGCCGCGCCCCACAGGTGCAGAAGCTCCTCAAGGTCGCCAACGGCCTCCCGGCCCGCGCCCGGACGGTCATCACCGCGGCTGCCACCCGCACCCGGCAGGCCGCGCAGACCCTCGGCACTGCCCAGGGCCGCGCCCACCTCGCGCAGCGCGCCCGCGCGGCCGCCCAGCAGACCCTCCAGGCCGCCGCCCGCCGCCTCCCACCCCGCGCGCAGGCCACCCTGGGCAGGATCGGACGCACCGCCACCGCCGCCACCCACAACCTCGGGCAACTGGGCGTCAGCGTCCGCAGGTTCACCAGCGACCCCACCTACCGCAAGAAGACCCTGACCCGCCTCACGCAGACCCCCATGGTCAGCGGCCTCGTGAAGGTCGGCGGGAACCTGAAGCGATTCACCACCGACCGCGCCTACCGGGCCCAGCAACTCCACCGACTCGCGCAGGCCGGACAGCGCATCACCCTGCCCGTCACGCAACTGGGCCGCGACATCAGCAGCCTCGGCAAGGACGCCATGGTCAGCGTCGTCCAGAGAAGCAAGGAAGCCATGGCCTGGGCCACCAGGAAATTCGAGCAGGCCAAACACAGCAAGGTCGGCCAGAGCATCCAGAAAAGCTGGGCGTGGATGAAAAGCACCGAGGGCAAAGCCACCCTGGCCAAATTCGGCGCGGCCATCGCCACAGGCGTCGCGGTCGTCGCCGTGGTCGGCACCGGCGGCGCTGCCCTGCCCCTCGTCCTGGCAGCCGCCGGAGTCGCCAGCGGCGTCGCCGGAAGCGTGGCCGAGAACTACGTGCTGCGCGAGTCCGGCGATGACAAGTACGCTGGACGCAAACTCACTCACGGCATCACCCCCACCACCATGCTCATCGACGGCGCGCTGGGCGTCGCCCTCGGCCCCGCCGCCCGCATCGTCGGCGGCGCCGCCAGTCGCCTCGTCGGCAGCGCCGCCAAATACGCCGGCGGCGGCCTGAAAATCGCCGGGAAATACGCTGGAACGGGCTTCAGTCAGATGGGGAGACGTATTGCTCAGGCGACAGCTGCGCGTCCCACCGCTTTGGCCAGCAGTTGGACTCAAACGCGTCAAGAGGCTGCGCGCATCTGGCAAGCCACCCGGCAGGGCGTACAGACCTACAACCGTGCAATTTCGACTGAAGTGCGCGCCGGAATCAGGGGCGACATGCTCGGCAACGCGGGCTGGCGGGGCATGGCCCAGCGGGACGCCGCGACCCTGCTGGCCGGAACGGACATTCTGAAGAAAGCTGTCAATCAGGTGGCCCGCGCGCGTGTGAAGGCGCAACTGAGCGGCCCTATGGGCAAGATTCTGGCCCGGCAGCGCCTGAACATGCCCGGTGCCAGCACCCGCAAACTTCAGACGGCGCTGTTCAACGAACTGAAGGCCAATTCACCCGACGAACTGATCGCCGCGGCCTGGAAGGCCAACGCCCAGTTGCGGCGCGCGGCGTACGGCGAGACTTTCCGGGGCATCGGGCGGCAAGTGAAGCAGGTGGCCTTCGGCAGCGCCAGCACCCTGCCGGGCAAAGTGCTCAATCTGGCCACCATGGGCCCAAGGCTGGTCGCTGGCAATGTCGCGCAGAAGTTGAACCTGCACTTCTCGGCGTTCGCAGGCGGCGCGGCCAGCGGACTGGGCACCCTGGCCGGCAGTATCAGCGAAGAACTGGTGAAATTCGCAGGACTCAAATTCTCCCAGAACGTCAAGGCAAACACGCAGAAAAGTGCAAAATCTAATGTCGCTGGCGCCGCAAAGAAGACATTGGGCGAATTCTCTAACAGCGCAACGTATAAAGAGGCCGCAGCTCAAGGTGTTGTGGGAATATCTCCGGAATTACTGTGGGGCAAATCGGGAATGCTTCCGGGTGCGATTGGTTTTGACCTTGCTGTAAAGCAAGCCGGGTCGATTCTGGGCAACACATTTGGCGGCGACATCCATGAAGTGGCACAGGCGGATAGCGGTGATAGCAAATAA
- a CDS encoding alpha-amylase family glycosyl hydrolase, whose translation MKRFHMVGRAGALAALTLSLSACSLFKAPTATPRMWQDEVIYFAMTDRFANGDPANDNGPNRDAGDRADRTNPLAWHGGDFAGLKAKIDDGYFKRMGFTAIWVSPVVLQVPAIDTGSGPSQGKPFAGYHGYWAEDFRKVDPHFGTLDEYRALIDTAHRNGLKVIQDIVVNHAGYGATLTKTNPDWFHTKADCDASSNKTTDCDLAGLPDFRQELPAVTAYLNDFVTYWRGATGIDGLRIDTMKHVPDAYWTQFFRAGGAGDPAKIWSVGEVFDGNPAYLARFMNDLGAPSVFDFALYFAFKDQMSSAGGNLDRMADVFAQDGVYRDPTRLTTFVDNHDVRRFVTEVTERGGSAAQAAERLDMALSTMYLSRGTPSVWQGTEYAQPGKGDPYDYPLGQGNREDMDFTRLSGSTLDERLGALAAARGRYRALTRGAQQELWRPNGGAPVLAYRRVISGVNGVAGQPVVFVVNNGDTELDLGSLSGGGIPLLGTFSGTTLTEVTGRANTLSVSGGKLVGRVPARSVLAVTAPSGSGATGTVNAALPEVVGLTVLAGDSAAQLTWTPGTDAKVAGYRVYVKAAGGTERLVNFAPIPATQGSFLVRGLTNDVTTTFRVVTVDSAGAESKGVTASGTPSSKNTAKVTFTVDARTQGNGPIELRRFDTGSQVEYPMTQDTPGVWKTSIDLPLFREVKFKFGNDSASAKNGGYEAPGQGDRAYVVGTNGNTYSGTYDFTEQPVPAATITGRVTGGGQNLGGALVEATSANPALNYAITFPDSTYTLRVPAGAQTLKASAGGYLDGTLNVTAPAQNANIDLARDIRTKYTIDGDLSDWTAPAVSVQSPAEGTFGANNNWLTLRADSDADFLYLAYTYRVDGNSAILYLDTAPGGAKQADQFEAWKRAATFSGQVDGVNAFIARYGTDKAQLRLVQSDTATPEVNAADYFQASSGAAPDQTVELAIPWTALGLSGRPATGTGLMGGIFGGDGYGAGDIIPDAKSTPAGANTITDCYASCRATFTEPLKLP comes from the coding sequence ATGAAACGCTTCCATATGGTCGGGCGCGCGGGCGCCCTGGCAGCCCTCACGCTGTCCCTGTCGGCCTGTAGCCTGTTCAAGGCTCCCACCGCAACGCCTCGCATGTGGCAGGACGAGGTCATCTACTTCGCCATGACCGACCGTTTCGCAAATGGCGACCCTGCCAACGACAACGGCCCGAACCGCGACGCCGGGGACCGCGCGGACCGCACCAACCCGCTGGCGTGGCACGGCGGGGACTTCGCGGGCCTGAAAGCCAAGATCGACGACGGGTACTTCAAGCGCATGGGCTTCACGGCCATCTGGGTCAGCCCGGTCGTGCTGCAGGTGCCCGCCATCGACACGGGCAGCGGCCCCAGCCAGGGCAAACCGTTCGCCGGGTACCACGGCTACTGGGCCGAGGACTTCAGGAAGGTCGATCCGCACTTCGGGACCCTGGACGAGTACCGGGCGCTGATCGACACGGCGCACCGGAACGGCCTCAAGGTCATTCAGGACATCGTGGTGAACCACGCCGGGTACGGCGCGACCCTCACGAAGACGAACCCCGACTGGTTCCACACGAAGGCCGACTGCGACGCGTCGAGCAACAAGACCACCGACTGCGACCTGGCGGGCCTGCCGGACTTCAGGCAGGAACTCCCGGCCGTCACGGCGTACCTGAACGACTTCGTGACGTACTGGCGCGGCGCGACCGGCATCGACGGGCTGCGCATCGACACCATGAAGCACGTCCCGGACGCGTACTGGACGCAGTTCTTCAGGGCGGGCGGCGCGGGCGACCCGGCGAAGATCTGGTCGGTCGGCGAGGTGTTCGACGGGAACCCCGCGTACCTCGCGCGCTTCATGAACGACCTGGGCGCGCCCAGCGTGTTCGACTTCGCGCTGTACTTCGCGTTCAAGGATCAGATGAGCAGCGCGGGCGGGAACCTTGACCGCATGGCGGACGTGTTCGCGCAGGACGGCGTGTACCGCGACCCCACGCGCCTGACGACCTTCGTGGACAACCACGACGTGCGCCGCTTCGTGACCGAGGTGACCGAACGGGGCGGCAGCGCCGCGCAGGCCGCCGAGCGGCTGGACATGGCGCTGTCCACCATGTACCTCTCGCGCGGGACGCCCAGCGTCTGGCAGGGCACCGAGTACGCCCAGCCCGGCAAGGGCGACCCCTACGACTACCCGCTGGGACAGGGCAACCGCGAGGACATGGACTTCACGCGCCTGAGCGGCAGCACGCTCGACGAGCGCCTGGGCGCCCTGGCCGCCGCGCGCGGCAGGTACCGTGCCCTGACCCGCGGCGCGCAGCAGGAACTCTGGCGCCCGAACGGCGGCGCGCCCGTCCTGGCGTACCGCCGCGTGATCAGCGGCGTGAATGGCGTGGCCGGGCAACCGGTGGTGTTCGTCGTGAACAACGGCGACACGGAACTGGATCTGGGCAGCCTGAGTGGCGGCGGGATTCCGCTGCTGGGCACCTTCTCCGGCACCACCCTGACCGAGGTGACGGGCCGCGCCAACACCCTGAGCGTCAGCGGGGGCAAACTGGTGGGCCGCGTGCCCGCCCGCAGCGTCCTGGCCGTCACCGCGCCCAGCGGCTCCGGCGCGACGGGCACCGTGAACGCGGCCCTGCCGGAGGTCGTGGGCCTGACCGTCCTGGCCGGGGACAGCGCCGCGCAGCTGACCTGGACGCCGGGCACCGACGCGAAGGTCGCCGGGTACCGCGTGTACGTGAAGGCGGCGGGCGGCACCGAGCGCCTCGTGAACTTCGCGCCCATCCCGGCCACGCAGGGCAGCTTCCTGGTGCGCGGCCTGACGAACGACGTGACCACCACCTTCCGAGTGGTGACGGTGGACAGCGCCGGAGCCGAGAGCAAGGGCGTGACGGCCAGCGGCACGCCGAGCAGCAAGAACACCGCGAAGGTGACGTTCACCGTGGACGCCCGCACGCAGGGCAACGGCCCCATCGAACTGCGCCGCTTCGACACCGGCAGTCAGGTCGAGTACCCCATGACGCAGGACACCCCGGGCGTGTGGAAGACCAGCATCGACCTCCCGCTGTTCCGCGAAGTGAAGTTCAAGTTCGGGAACGACAGCGCCAGCGCGAAGAACGGCGGGTACGAAGCCCCGGGCCAGGGTGACCGCGCCTACGTGGTCGGCACGAACGGGAACACCTACAGCGGCACGTACGACTTCACCGAGCAGCCCGTCCCGGCCGCCACGATCACCGGGCGCGTCACGGGCGGCGGGCAGAACCTGGGCGGCGCCCTGGTGGAGGCGACGAGCGCCAACCCGGCCCTGAACTACGCGATCACCTTCCCGGACAGCACGTACACCCTGCGCGTGCCCGCCGGGGCGCAGACTCTGAAAGCCAGCGCCGGTGGCTACCTGGACGGCACGCTGAACGTCACGGCGCCCGCGCAGAACGCGAACATCGATCTGGCGCGCGACATCCGCACGAAGTACACCATCGACGGCGACCTGAGCGACTGGACCGCCCCCGCCGTCAGCGTGCAGAGTCCCGCCGAGGGCACCTTCGGCGCGAACAACAACTGGCTGACCCTGCGGGCCGACAGTGACGCGGACTTCCTGTACCTCGCGTACACGTACCGCGTGGACGGCAACAGCGCCATCCTGTACCTGGACACCGCGCCCGGCGGCGCGAAACAGGCCGATCAGTTCGAGGCCTGGAAACGCGCCGCGACCTTCAGCGGACAGGTGGACGGCGTGAACGCCTTCATCGCCCGGTACGGCACCGACAAGGCCCAGCTGCGCCTCGTGCAGAGCGACACGGCCACGCCCGAGGTGAACGCCGCCGACTACTTCCAGGCCAGCAGCGGCGCGGCCCCCGATCAGACGGTGGAACTCGCGATTCCCTGGACGGCGCTGGGCCTGAGCGGCAGACCCGCCACCGGGACCGGCCTGATGGGCGGCATCTTCGGCGGGGACGGGTATGGCGCGGGCGACATCATCCCCGACGCGAAGAGCACCCCGGCCGGCGCGAACACCATCACCGACTGCTACGCCTCCTGCCGCGCGACGTTCACGGAACCCCTCAAACTGCCCTGA
- a CDS encoding DUF427 domain-containing protein, with protein MKATWNGVTIAQSDDTVVVEGNHYFPAGSVNPEYLRPSTTHTTCPWKGEASYHTLQVNGQENPDAAWYYPTPKDAARQIAGRVAFWKGVKVTQD; from the coding sequence ATGAAAGCCACCTGGAACGGCGTCACCATCGCCCAGTCCGACGACACCGTGGTCGTCGAGGGCAACCACTACTTCCCCGCAGGCAGCGTCAACCCCGAGTACCTGCGCCCCAGCACCACCCACACCACCTGCCCCTGGAAGGGCGAGGCCAGCTACCACACCCTGCAGGTGAACGGCCAGGAGAACCCCGACGCCGCCTGGTACTACCCGACACCCAAGGACGCTGCCCGGCAGATCGCGGGCCGCGTCGCCTTCTGGAAGGGCGTGAAGGTCACCCAGGACTGA